GAAGCCGGCGGCCTCGCCGACCGCGAAGAGCCCATCGAGGACGGCGCCGGCCGGGTCGAGCACGCGGGCGCGCCCGTCCGTGTGGATGCCGCCGAGCGTCTTGCGGGTGAGCACGTGCAGCCGCACCGCCAGCAGCGGCCCGTCACGCGGGGTCGTGAGGGGACGCGGGGGAGCGACCCGCATCCGCCGGTCCACCCAGAACCGGCGGGCGGCGGCGGTCGCGACCACCTGCGGATCCTTCCCGAGGCCCGAGGCGACCTGCGCATCGCGCAACGAGACGAGGCCGGCCAGGCGGGCGCCGTCGATACGCTCATCGCCCACCAGGGCGTTCATCCCGGCCGCGAGTTCGGCCGGGGAGTCGGCCCACACGAACTCCGGGGAGTGGCGGGCGAACTCGGCCACCGGCCCGACCGCGCCCGGGGTGACCCGCTTGAGCAGGAGCGGGACGTCCTTGCCGGTGAGGTCGGGGTTCATGTCCGAGCCCGAGAGGGCGAACTCGGTCTCCATGATCGTGCGGTTGAGCACGAACCACGAGTGCTCGTCGCCCCGGCCGGTGATGTGCTCGAGCGCGCCGAGGGCGTCGAAGCCGGGGAACAGCGGCGCGGGCAGCCGGTTCCCGTCGGCGTCGAGCCACAGCGAACTGGGCCCGGGCAGGATCCGGATCCCGTGCCGGTTCCACACCGGCGCGGGCATCGGCAGGCCCTCGGGGTAGTGCCACATGCGGTCGGTGTGCACGAGCGCGGCACCGGCGCCCGCAGCGACCGTCTGCATCGAGCCGTCGGTGGAATCGGGCACGCCCGAGAGCAGGGTGGTCGGCAGCGTGCCGCTCGGCCACAGCTCGCGCACGAGGTCGTGGTTCGCGCCGATCCCGCCGGCCGCGATGACGACGGCCCCCGCGCTCAGCTCGACCTCGCCGGTCACCTCCGCCGAGCTCTGCTCGCCCCGCCCGGCCGGGCTCGGGGTGAGGACCTGGGCGCGCACGCCCGTGACGGCCGTGCCCGTGCGGACGAGCTCGACCACCCGGTGCCGGAACCTGAACTCGAGCAGGCCGTCGGCGCGCGCGGAGTTCGCGGCGGAGACGAACGGGGCGAGGATCGCCGGCCCGGTGCCCCAGGTGACGTGGAAGCGCGGCACGGTGTTGCCGTGGCCGCCGGCGGGGTAGCCGCCGCGTTCGGCCCACTGCACGAGCGGGAACCAGCGCACCCCGAGCCCGTGCAGCCATGCGCGCATCGGACCGGCCGCGAACTCGACGTACCGCTGAGCCCATTCGTAGCCGAACCGGTCGGGCCCCCGGCCGCGGTCGGCGCCGTCCGCGAAGCGCGCCGAGCCGAGCCAGTCGGAGAAGGCGAGCTCGGGGGAGTCGTGCACGCCGAGGCGGCGCTGCTCGGGGGAGTCCACCATGAGCAGGCCGCCGAAGGACCACCACGCCTGCCCGCCGAGGGCGGCCGTGGGTTCCGCATCGAGCACGATCACCCTGCGGCCCCGGGCGGCGGCGCGGGTGGCCGTGACCAGCCCCGAGAGTCCCGCGCCGATGACGATGACGTCTGCGTCCACCATGGAATCGAGGCTACCGCCGAGCCGGCGGGTGCGCAGGGGGCCGAGCCGATCGGGCCGATCGGGCCGACGCGAGCGACCGAGCGCTCAGGAGCTCAGGTACACCCGCAGCGACATCGGCGCGAGCGTCACCTGCGACCCGGCGCCGGCGACCGCGCCGCGGGACGGGTGGTCCGGCGCGGCCCATTCGGAGTCCCACACGAGTTCGTAGCGGCCGTCCTCGGCGGTGGGCAGCGCGATCCCGGCCGCCTCGATCTCGCCGTTGAAGATCGCGAGCAGGTTGCGGCCCTCGCCCTCGGGCTGCACGCGCGCCATCTGCAGCACGCGCTGGCTCGGGTCGTACCAGGTCTCCGGCTCCATCGCCTGGCCGGTGCGGTCGTACCAGGACAGGGTCGGCCGCCCGGAGCGGGTGTGCGAGCGGTAGTGCGCCGGGCGCAGCACCTCGTGGGAGCGGCGCAGGTCGAGCAGGTACGTGACCGTGGCCGTGAAGTCCGGGATCTCGCCCGTGTGGGCGGCGTCCCAGTCGACCCAGGTGAGGTCGCCGTCGATGCAGTAGCCGTTGTTGTTGCCCTGCTGGGTGCGGGCGATCTCGTCGCCGGCGGCGATCATCGGCACCCCCGCCGAGAGCACGAGCGTGCCGAACAGGTTGCGCATGCTGCGCCGGCGGGCCGCGAGCACGCCGGGATCGGTGCTCGCGCCCTCGACGCCGTGGTTCCACGACCGGTTGTTGTCGGTGCCGTCGCGGTTGTCCTCGCCGTTGGCCTCGTTGTGCTTGTGGTCGTAGGCGACGAGGTCGGCGAGGGTGAACCCGTCGTGGGCGGTGACGAAGTTGATCGACGCCGTCGGCCCCCGCCCGCCCGGGACCCCGTTGTGGCCGAAGAGGTCGGCCGAGCCCGCGAGCCGGGTGGCCAGGTCGCGCAGGTCGTGCCCGCTGTGGCCGCCGGTCAGGGCGGCCTGGTCCGCGAGCCAGAACGTGCGCACGCTGTCGCGATAGCGATCGTTCCACTCGGACATCGGGGCGAGGAAGTTGCCGGTCTGCCAGCCGTGCTGGCCCACGTCCCACGGCTCGGCGATGAGCTTGAGGTGGCGGAGCACGGGATCGGTCACGAGTCCCACGAGCAGCGGGTGCAGCGAGTCGAACCGGGTGCCGAACCGGCCGAGGGTCACCGCCAGGTCGAACCGGTACCCGTCCACCCCGACGACCTCGGCCCAGTACCGCAGCGACTCGAGGGTCAGCTCGACCACCCGCGGATTCGCGAAGTCGAGGGTGTTCCCGGTGCCCGTCATGTCGAGGTAGTTGGTCGCATCGCCCTCGGCGTGGAGGTAGTAGCCCCCCTCGTCCAGGCCGCGCCAGCTGATCATCGGCCCGTCGATGCCGCCCTCGCACGTGTGGTTGTACACGACGTCGAGGAGCACCTCGATGCCGGCCTCGTGCAGGAGTTCGACCATCTCGGTCACCTCGGCGAGTACCGCCTGCGGGCCGGCGGCCTGGGCCGCGGCGGTCGCGTAGCCGGGCTCGGGCGCGAAGAACCCGAGGGTGTTGTAGCCCCAGTAGTTCGTGGCGCCCCGCTCCGCCAGCGCCACCTCGTCGAGCCTCGCCTGGATGGGCAGCAGCTCGACGGCCGTGATCCCGAGCCGCTGCAGGTGGGCGATCGTGGCGGGATGCGCGAGCCCCGCGTAGGTTCCGCGCAGGTCCGCGGGAACACCCGGGAGCTTGCGGGTGAGGCCGCGCACGTGCGCCTCGTAGATCACCGTCTGCGCCCAGGGCACGTACGGGCGGGGACCGCGGGCGGGCTCGGGAGCGGGCATGACGATCCCGTGGGGCACGAACGGGGCGGAGTCGCCCGGGATCGGGCGCCCGTCCTCGTCCCAGCCGTAGACCCGCGGGTCGAGCGTGAGCGAGCCGGTGATCCCGCGGGCGTACGGGTCGACCAGCAGCTTCTCCGGGTTGAAGCCCCGGCCGCCGGCGCGGTCGGTGGCGCCGTGGGCGCGGAAGCCGTATCGGCGGCCGGGCTCGATGCCCGGCACGTGCGCCGTCCAGACCCCGTGGTGGGAGCGCAGGAGCCGCACCCGGTGCTCGCGCCAGGGCCGCTCGGCGGCGGTGTGATCGGAATCATCCCGGTCGAGGAAGCACACGTACACGCCCTCGGCCTGCGGGGCGTACACCGCCACGTCGACCCCGCCGTCGCGGCAGTGGACGCCGAATCGGTGCGGGAATCGTGCCGTGGCCGCGGCCACCTGGTCGGAGGCCACCTCGGATCGCGAACTCACACACGCACCTTTCCCGCAGCCTGACCATGATGACGAACCGTCACCACGATATCGGCCATCGAGGTGAGCATGGCACGCTAGCAGCATGAGGATAGTGGTCTGCGTCAAGCATGTGCCCGATCTGGCCTCGGCGCGGGGGTTCGACGACGATCGGCGCACCCGGCGCACGGCCGCCGACTCCACCCTGAACGAGGTGGACGAGAACGCGATCGAGGCGGCCCTGCAGGTCCCCGGCGAGAACGAGGTGATCGCCCTGACCACCGGCCCCGCGATCGCCGTCGACGCCGTGCGCCGGGCCCTGCAGATGGGGGTCGATTCCGCCGTGCACGTGCAGGACGACGCGCTCGCCGGCCTGGACGCCCCCGCCACCGCCCGGGTGCTCGCCGCCGCGATCGCCCACCTCGCCCGCCCGGGAGCGCCGATCGACCTCGTGCTCGCCGGCATGACGGCCCTCGACGGTCTCGGATCGGTCGTGCCCACCCTCGTGGGCGCCGAGCTCGGCTGGGGCGTGCTCGCCGGCGCCCAGGACCTCACGGTGACCGACGGGCCGGACGGGCGCCTCGCCACGATCTCCCGCGACCTCGACGGCGCCGCCGAGCGCGTGCGCGCCGCCCTGCCCGCCGTCGTCTCCGTCTCGGACGCGATCAACTCCCCGCGCCTGCCCAAGACCAAGGACATCCTCGCCGCCCGCAGCGCCCCGGTCGCCGCGGTCGCGCTCGCCGATCTCGGGCTCGCCGACGGCGCAGCCTCCTCCCGCACGCGGGTCACCCGGGCCGAGCCCGCGCCCGAGCGCCCCGAACCGGTGATCGTCCACGACACCGGCGGCGGCGGGCGCGCCCTGGCCGACTACCTCATCCGCAACGACCTGCTCGGAGACGCCCGATGACCGCCCCGGCCGTGCTCGTCCACGTCGCCCACGCCGGCGACCACCTCGCCGACTCGACCCTCGAGGCGCTCACGCTCGCCCGCGGCCTGGGCGAGCCGATCGCCGTGGCGACGAGCCCGCCGTCCCCGCGCGCGCTCGACCAGCTCGCGACCGCGGGCATCGACCGGGTGATCGTCGCCGGCCTCGACCCCGATCGGGCCCTCCTCGCGCCCGCCGTCGGCCAGGTGCTCGCGCGCGCGGTCGAACACGTCGGCGGTGGGGCCGGGGCGAGCGTGCTCATTCCGGCCTCGTTCTTCGGCAAGGAGGTCGCCGCCCACACCGCCCACCTGCTCGGGGCGGGGCTGCTCATCGACGTCGCCGACGTGCGCCGCACCCCCACCGGGCTCGCCGGCGGCAAGCGCGCCTTCGCCGGCAGCTGGGTCTGCGACTGCGAGACGACGACGCCGCTCGCCGTGGTCACGATCCGCCCCAATGCGGTGGCCGCCCGTGCGGCCGAGCGCCCGGGCACGCCCGTGCTCGAGTCGCTCGCCGTCGAGGTCGACCTGCCCGCGGGACTCGAGGTGATCGAGCGCACCGTCCATTCCGGCTCCGGCCGCCCGGACCTGGCCGAGGCGACCCACGTCGTCGCCGGCGGCCGGGGCACCTACGGCGACTTCGCGCCCGTGGAGGAGCTCGCCGACGCCCTCGGCGGCGCCGTGGGCACGACCCGCGACTGCGTCGAGGAGGGCTGGATCTCCCACGACCTGCAGATCGGCCAGACCGGGGTGACCATCGCCCCGCGGGTCTACATCGGCGCCGGGATCTCCGGCGCCCCACACCACCACGGCGGCATGCAGGCCTCCTCGGTCGTCATCGCGGTGAACATCGACGAGGAGGCCCCGCTCGTGCAGATCTGCGACTTCGCGGTCATCGGGGACGCGGGCAGCGTGCTGAGCGAGGCGGCTGAGGTGATCCGGGCACACCGCTACGCCGAGCCACCGACGGGTATTTAGACTGGGGTGATGGGTGCCTATCTCGATCATGCGGCCACCGCCCCGGTGCTCCCCGAGGCGGCGGACGCCTTTGCCCGCGTCGCCCGCGAACTCGGCAACCCGTCGGCCGTCCACGGCTACGGGCGCACGACCCGCCGGATCGTGGAGGAGTCGCGGGAGGAGATCGCCGCGCTGCTCGGCGCCGAAGCCGCCGAGGTCATCCTCACCTCCGGCGGCACAGAGGCCGACAACCTCGCGGTCATCGGGGCCTGGCAGGCGTGCGCCGCGGGCACAGCCGACACGGCCGTGCCGCCGGGGCTGATCGTCAGCGCGATCGAGCACCCCGCCGTGCTCGAGAGCGCCGAATGGCTCGCGAGCGACCGCGGCGCCCGGCTGCACATCGCCCCCGTCACGACCGCGGGCACCGTCGACCTCGACGCGCTCGCAGGCCTGCTCGCGCGGCCCGAGTCCGAGCGGGGTCGCATCGCCGTGTGTTCGATCATGTGGGCGAACAACGAAACCGGCGCGATCCAGCCGCTTCCCGCGGTGGTCGAGCTCGCCGGCGCGCACGGCATTGCAGTGCACAGCGACGCCGTGCAGGCCGCGGGCCGGGTGCCGATCGACTTCGCCGCCTCCGGGCTCGCGGCGCTGAGCATCTCCGGCCACAAATTCGGCGCCCCGGTCGGGGTCGGCGCGCTGCTGGCCCGGCGTGACTTCGACATGCGCTCCCACCAGCACGGCGGCGGGCAGGAGCGCGGGGTCCGCTCGGGAACCGTCAACGCCGCGGGCGCCCGCGCCCTCGCGGTCGCGCTCGCCGCGGCCGTCCACGACCTATCCACCGAGGCCGACCGGCTCGCCGGGCTGCGGGACCGGCTCGAGGCCGGGATCCGCGCGATCGCCCCCGACGTGCGGGTCTGGGCGGGGGAGGCCGAACGCCTGCCCGGGCACCTGCTCGTCAGTGTCCCCGGCACCCGCTCCGAACCCGTGATCTTCGCGCTCGACATGGCCGGCGTCGCCGCCTCGGCCGGCTCGGCCTGCCATGCGGGGGTCGTGGGAGCCTCCCCGGTCGTGCTCGCCGCCGGCGGCACGGAGGAGGAGGCCCGCTCCGCCCTGCGTTTCACCCTCGGCCGCACGAGCACGGCCGCCGATATCGATGCCGCGCTCGCGGTGCTGCCGGACGCGCTCGGGCGAGCGCGCGCCGTCCTGGAGGGAATCCGATGAAAGTCCTGGCCGCACTCTCCGGCGGGGTCGACTCCGCCGTCGCCGCCGCCCGCGCCGTCGACGCCGGCCACGAGGTGGTCGGGGTGCACATGGCCCTGAGCCGCAGCCGCGCCCAGCACCGCACCGGCTCGCGTGGCTGCTGCTCGATCGAGGACGCCTCGGACGCCCGCCGCGCCGCCGACGTGCTCGGCATCCCGTACTACGTGTGGGACCTCTCGGAGGAGTTCGAGGAGACCGTCGTCGCCGACTTCGTCTCCGAGTACGAGGCGGGCCGCACCCCGAACCCCTGCGTGCGTTGCAACGAGCACATCAAGTTCGCCGCCCTGCTCGACCGCGGCCTCGCCCTCGGCTTCGACGCCGTGGCCACCGGCCACTACGCCCGGATCGTGCCGGGACCGGACGGCCCGCAGCTGCACCGCAGCAACGATTCCGCGAAGGACCAGAGCTACGTGCTCGCGGTCATGGGGCCCGAGCGGCTCGCGCGGTCCCTGTTCCCGCTCGGCAACGTCACCTCGAAGGAGGAGGTGCGCGCCGAGGCGGCCGCCCGCGGGCTGAGTGTCTCGGCCAAGCCCGACTCCTACGACATCTGCTTCGTGGCCGACGGCGACACGCGTGGCTTCCTGCGCGACCGGCTCGGTAGCCGCGCCGGGGAGATCGTCGACACCGGCGGCGTCGTGCTCGGTGAGCACGACGGCTTCTTCGGGTACACGGTCGGCCAGCGCAAGGGGCTCGGCATCGGGCGCCCCGCCGACGACGGCGCCCCGCGATACGTCGTGGCCACCGAGCCGGCGAGCAACCGGGTGATCGTCGGCCCCGCCGCCCTGCTGAGCGTCGACGAACTGCGCGCGAACGACGTCGTCTGGCTCGCCGGCGACATCGACCCGGGCGACGGGCTCGACGGCCTCACCGTGCAGGTGCGTGCGCACGGCACCCCCGTCGGGGCACGCGTGCGCCGGGTCGAGGGCGAGCTCGTCGCCCGGCTCGAGGAGCCGATCCGCGGGATCGCCAACGGCCAGTCGCTCGTGGTCTACGCCGACACGCGGGTGCTCGGACAGGGCTCGATCAGCGCGAGCGCGCGGCTCGGGGATCGGCTCGCGCGCTGAGCCCTGGGCAGGCCCCGGCGGCTTTGCTATCCTCACCGGAGAACGTGGGAACAGCAGGGAACGGTAGGGGTACTGGTTCGGAGGGAGGCGTGATGAGGCGTACCGATCGACGGATCGCGTGCCTGAGCGCCCTGCTCGCCGGCGTCCTCGCCGTGGCGGGCTGCGCCGGCGAGGTGACCGTGCCCGTCGACGCCGCGAGCAGCGCGCCACCCGCGAGTGCCGGCCCGAGCGACCCGGCCGGCGAGCCGGGTGCGGGAGGAACCGGCGGGGCTCCACCGACGCCATCGACCCCGACCGGCCCGACGGGTTCGACGGGTCCGACGGGTTCGACGGGTCCGGACGCCTCGGCCACGCCGAATCCGCCGCGAATCGATCCGCCCGCGCCCGTCGAGACCGCGCCCGTCGAGACCGGTCCAGTCGAGACCGGTCCAGGCGAGACCGCGCCGCCGCCGGCCGATCCGGACGGGGACGATTCCGGTCCGCGCCCGCCGGGACCCTCGACCCCATCGACCCCATCGACCCCATCGGAACGGCCGACCGCCGACCCCACCCGGCCCGCGCCGCAGGAGCCCGAGCCGACGTCACCGGCGCCGGAACCGGCTCCGGCCCCGCCCATCGAGGGCTGGGCGGCGCTCATCTCGCAGTCGCGCACGGGCGAGGCACCCGCGGCGTTCCGCGCCCGGGAGCGCTACGTCTCGTGCGGCGACCTCGTGCGCGCCCACGGCCAGGAACTCCTGCCCCCCGATGTCGTCGCCTGTCTCGACGCCGGCGCCGACGGCGAGGGCGCCGAGGCCGCGGTCGCCGTCCCGAGCGACACCGGCGCCGCCCTCGTGTGGTTCGTCCGGGTCGGTCCGGCGGGGTCCGAGGTCTTCGTGGACGCGACGCGCGATTCGCGGCGGGGCGAGTGGACCCACACCACGTGCGATCCGGACGTCTCGATCGTCGCCCTCGCGTGTGCCGAGCCGGGACCGATTCCCGGTCCGAGTGCCGACGAGACACGACCGGCGCCCGGCGAAGGGGAGACAATGGCGGCGTGAGTGAATCCGCCGCAGCACCAGAGCCCACCGACCCTCCGGGCGCCGACGGCACCGACGAGGTCGACGGCACCGACGGGGCCGCCCTGCGCGCCCGCTGGGACGACCTGGCCGGCCGCGTGCGATCCGCCCGCGAATCGTATTACGGCAGCGATGCCCAGCTCCTGTCCGACGCCGCCTTCGACGAACTCCTGCGCGACCTGCAGGCGCTCGAGGCCCGCCACCCGTTCCTGCGCCGGCCGGACTCGCCGACCCGGCAGGTCGGCGGCACCGTCTCGGAGCTGTTCACGCCGGTCACCCATGCCGAGCCGATGCTCAGCCTCGACAACGTGTTCTCGATCGAGGAGCTTCGCGACTGGGAGGTGCGCACCCAGAACGCCGCCGGCCGGGCGGTGCGCTGGCTGTGCGAACTGAAGATCGACGGGCTCGCGATCGCGCTGCGGTACGAGCGCGGCGTGCTCGTGAGCGCGGCCACCCGCGGCGACGGGCGCATCGGTGAGGACGTGACCGTCAACGCCGTCCGCGTCGCCGGCATCCCGCGCCGCCTCTCGGGCACGGGACATCCGGACCTCGTGGAGGTGCGCGGGGAGGTCTTCATCCCCACCGCCGAGTTCGCGCGGCTGAACGAGCTGCAGGCCCGGCTCCAGGGTCGGGCGATCTCGGCGGCGCGGGACAAGTGGCGGGAGCGGCCGGCCGCCACCCGGGGCGACTTCGACGAGGAGCGCCAGGCCGCCGCGGCCGCCCGCCGATTCCCGGCGTTCGCGAACCCCCGGAACGCGGCCAGCGGCGGGCTCCGGCAGATCCTGAGCAAGAAGGAGGGTCTCGAGCTCGAGGCCGGCGAGGCCCGGATCCACTCCCTGTCGCTGTACGTGCACGGGATCGGCGCCTGGGACCACCCCCCGGTCGCCGCCCAGAGCGAGGTGTACGAGCTGCTCGCCGGGTGGGGCCTGCCCACGAGCCCGTACGCCCGGGTCGTCGACTCGGTCACGGACGCGCTCGAGTTCGTCGACTACTACGGCGAGAACCGGCACTCGGTCGAGCACGAGATCGACGGGGTCGTGGTCAAGGTCGACGAGCTCGCCCTGCACGCCGAGCTCGGCGCCACGAGCCGCGCCCCCCGCTGGGCGATCGCGTTCAAGTACCCGCCCGAGGAGGTGCACACGAGGCTGCTCGACATCGCCGTGGCCGTCGGGCGCACCGGCCGCGCCACCCCGTACGCGGTCATGGAGCCCGTGCACGTGGCCGGATCGGTCGTGCGGCAGGCGACCCTGCACAACCAGGACGTCGTGCGCGCCAAGGGCGTGCTCATCGGCGACACCGTGGTGCTGCGCAAGGCCGGGGACGTCATCCCCGAGGTCGTCGGCCCCGTGCTCGAGCTCCGCGACGGCACTGAACGCGAGTTCGTCATGCCCGCCGAGTGCCCCGCCTGCGGCACGCCGCTGCGGCCGATGCGGGAGGGAGACATCGACCTGCGCTGCCCGAACGCCCGCTCGTGCCCGGCGCAGGTGCGCGGCCGGGTCGAGCATGCCGGCTCCCGCGGGGCCCTCGACATCGAGGCCCTCGGCGAGGTGACGGCGGCGGCGCTCACCCAGCCGGAGTCGCCGGCCACGCCCCCGCTCGAGACCGAGGCGGGACTCTTCGCCCTGACGATCGAGGAGCTCGTGCCGATCTCCGTCGTCGTGCGCGACGCCGAGACCGGGGAGCCGAGGACCGACGAGTCCACCGGACGGCCGCGGGTGCGGCGACCGTTCCAGAAGGTGACCAAGGTGTACCCGCCCGGGACGGAGGGCATGAGCCCTGCGGAGCGGCGAGCGGCCAAGATCCGCAAGGACCACGACCTGGTCGAGCCCTCGGCGCAGGCCGAGACCCTGATCGCCGAGCTCGAGGCCGCCACGACCAAGGACCTCTGGCGCCAGCTCGTGGCGCTGAACATCCGCCACGTCGGTCCGGTCGCCGCCCGCGCGCTGGCCGACCACTTCGGCTCGCTCGACGCGATCGAGGCCGCGGGCGAGGAGGATCTGGCCCAGGTCGAGGGGGTCGGACCGATCATCGCGGGCGCGGTGATCGAGTGGCTCGCGGTCGACTGGCACCGCGACATCCTCACCGCCTGGCGCGCCGCCGGCGTCTCGTTCGCCACTCCCGGCCACCCGGGACCGGGAGCGGGCCACGCCGCCGCCGGGATCCTCACCGGGCTCACGGTCGTGGTCACCGGGGCGATGGAGCGCTTCAGTCGCGACGACGCGAAGGAGGCGATCGTCTCCCGCGGCGGGAAGGCCGCCGGTTCCGTCTCGAAGAAGACCGACTATGTGGTCGTCGGTCCCGGCGCCGGCTCCAAGGAGGCCAGGGCGCGCGAGCTCGGCCGCCCGATCCTCGACGAGGCCGGGTTCGAGGCGCTTCTCGCCGGGGGCCCGGCCGCGGTCGAGCACCTGCTCGCCGGCCGCGGCGAGGCCGCCGAGGGGCGCGGGGGGACGACGTGAGTCCCGCCCTGCCGGCCCTCGACCTCAACGCCGACCTCGGCGAGGGCACCGGCCGCGACGAGGCCCTCATGGAGGTCCTCACGAGCGCGAACGTCGCGTGCGGCGGCCACACCGGCGACGAGTCCACGATGCGGGCGGCCTGCGCGCTCGCGGGGGAGCACGGGGTGCACGTGGGCGCCCACCCCTCCTATCCGGACCGGGAGAACTTCGGACGCGCCGCCACCCGGATCTCCGGCCCCGAGCTCCGGCGCCGGCTGGCCGCACAGGTGGCCGCCCTCGTCGAGTGCGCCGCGCTCGAGGGCGTGCCGGTGCGCTACCTCAAGCCGCACGGGGCGCTCTACCACCGGGTGGCCGTGGATCCCGGGCACGCCGCGGCGATCGTGGGCGTCGCCGCGGAGTTCGCCCTGCCGCTGCTCCTCGCCCCGCCCGCGCTCGCACCCGGCGCCGCGCTCGCCCGCGCCGCGACCGAGCGCGGCGTGCACCTCGTGGCCGAGGGCTTCGCCGACCGCGGCTACCTCGCCACCGGCGGCCTCGTGCCGCGCGGCGAGCCCGGCGACCTCCTCCACGACCCCGTCCGGATCACCGAGCGCATCCTCGACCTCGTGCGCACTGGGGACGTGACCGCGGTCGACGGCACCCGCCTGCCGCTGCCCGTGCGCAGCATCTGCGTGCACTCCGACACCCCGGAGGCCGTCGCCATCGCCCGGCGCCTGGCCGAGGCCCTCACCGCGGCCGGGCTGCCGCCGCGGCCGTTCACGCGATGAGCCCGGCACGGATCCTGCCGTGCGGACCCACGGCCCTCCTGGTCGAGGTGGACCGGGGCGGCGGGCAGCGTGCCACCCCGGCCGACCTCGCCGTCGCGCTGCACGAGCGCGACGGCGCCGGCCTGCTCACGTCGTGCCCGCGGCGAGGACCGTGCTGGTGACGTTCGCACCCGGGGCGGGCGGCGTCGTCCGCAGGCTCATCGGCGAGACGCTCGCCGGCCTC
The window above is part of the Pseudactinotalea sp. HY158 genome. Proteins encoded here:
- the ligA gene encoding NAD-dependent DNA ligase LigA is translated as MSESAAAPEPTDPPGADGTDEVDGTDGAALRARWDDLAGRVRSARESYYGSDAQLLSDAAFDELLRDLQALEARHPFLRRPDSPTRQVGGTVSELFTPVTHAEPMLSLDNVFSIEELRDWEVRTQNAAGRAVRWLCELKIDGLAIALRYERGVLVSAATRGDGRIGEDVTVNAVRVAGIPRRLSGTGHPDLVEVRGEVFIPTAEFARLNELQARLQGRAISAARDKWRERPAATRGDFDEERQAAAAARRFPAFANPRNAASGGLRQILSKKEGLELEAGEARIHSLSLYVHGIGAWDHPPVAAQSEVYELLAGWGLPTSPYARVVDSVTDALEFVDYYGENRHSVEHEIDGVVVKVDELALHAELGATSRAPRWAIAFKYPPEEVHTRLLDIAVAVGRTGRATPYAVMEPVHVAGSVVRQATLHNQDVVRAKGVLIGDTVVLRKAGDVIPEVVGPVLELRDGTEREFVMPAECPACGTPLRPMREGDIDLRCPNARSCPAQVRGRVEHAGSRGALDIEALGEVTAAALTQPESPATPPLETEAGLFALTIEELVPISVVVRDAETGEPRTDESTGRPRVRRPFQKVTKVYPPGTEGMSPAERRAAKIRKDHDLVEPSAQAETLIAELEAATTKDLWRQLVALNIRHVGPVAARALADHFGSLDAIEAAGEEDLAQVEGVGPIIAGAVIEWLAVDWHRDILTAWRAAGVSFATPGHPGPGAGHAAAGILTGLTVVVTGAMERFSRDDAKEAIVSRGGKAAGSVSKKTDYVVVGPGAGSKEARARELGRPILDEAGFEALLAGGPAAVEHLLAGRGEAAEGRGGTT
- a CDS encoding 5-oxoprolinase subunit PxpA, with the translated sequence MSPALPALDLNADLGEGTGRDEALMEVLTSANVACGGHTGDESTMRAACALAGEHGVHVGAHPSYPDRENFGRAATRISGPELRRRLAAQVAALVECAALEGVPVRYLKPHGALYHRVAVDPGHAAAIVGVAAEFALPLLLAPPALAPGAALARAATERGVHLVAEGFADRGYLATGGLVPRGEPGDLLHDPVRITERILDLVRTGDVTAVDGTRLPLPVRSICVHSDTPEAVAIARRLAEALTAAGLPPRPFTR